The nucleotide sequence CAGCGCCTTGAGGTTATGATAGAGAAAATAAAGGCAGGCAACAGCAGGGTTACGTTTGACAAAGCCCTGATTGTTGCCTGCTTCTACTTACTCGATGAGAACGAATCGCTGAAAGGTCAAATCAGGGAACTCGGAGAAGAGATAAAGAGGCTTGAAGAGGGAGCAAAACTGCTTGTTACCACCGGTAAGAAGCTTGCCCCCTAACAATCTTCCTTGAAGCCCCTAGAAAACTTAGGGGTTATCAATGTGTCTAAAAAAGAGATAATAAGACAGAAGCTAAAAGAGAAAAGGCTTC is from Thermovibrio guaymasensis and encodes:
- a CDS encoding cell division protein ZapA, giving the protein MSLPNTVEVIISGRKFTIKTDKDPDYVKSLAQRLEVMIEKIKAGNSRVTFDKALIVACFYLLDENESLKGQIRELGEEIKRLEEGAKLLVTTGKKLAP